From the genome of Anopheles moucheti chromosome 3, idAnoMoucSN_F20_07, whole genome shotgun sequence, one region includes:
- the LOC128303647 gene encoding COP9 signalosome complex subunit 4 has protein sequence MAISVNALRTQLVALTNSSGIHKEQVDKYRSLLDQSLLNTGSELIDTLKLFIEAILNEHVSLVISRQLLSDVSTHLTKLPDDISKSVAHFTLDKVQPRVISFEEQVACIRQHLAQIYERNQNWKEAANVLGGIPLETGQKPYPLDYKLETYLKIARLYLEDEDPVQAEAFINRASILQADTKDEMLQILYKVCYARVLDYRRKFIEAAQRYNELSYRTIVDEGERMTALKKALICTVLASAGQQRSRMLATLFKDERCQHLPAYSILEKMYLDRIIRRSELQEFEALLQLHQKASTLDGSSILDRAVFEHNLLSASKLYNNITFEELGALLEIPPPKAERIASQMITEGRMNGYIDQIDGVVHFETREVLPQWDKQIQGLCYQLNGLIEKIGAAEPDWMSKIMEEEMCT, from the exons ATGGCCATTTCGGTAAATGCACTTCGCACCCAGCTGGTGGCACTGACCAATTCGTCTGGCATACATAAGGAGCAGGTGGATAAATACCGTTCGTTGTTGGATCAGAGTTTGCTCAACACCGGCAGCGAGCTGATCGATACTTTGAAACTGTTCATCGAGGCTA TTCTGAACGAGCATGTCAGTTTGGTTATTTCGCGCCAGCTACTATCCGACGTTAGCACCCACCTTACCAAGCTGCCCGATGATATATCGAAATCTGTCGCCCATTTCACACTGGACAAGGTGCAACCTAGGGTGATTTCGTTCGAGGAGCAAGTCGCTTGCATTCGGCAGCATTTGGCACAGATTTACGAACGTAATCAAAACTGGAAGGAGGCAGCAAACGTACTGGGCGGCATCCCGCTGGAAACTGGCCAGAA ACCCTATCCTTTGGACTACAAGCTAGAAACATACCTGAAAATAGCGCGACTCTATCTAGAGGACGAAGATCCGGTGCAGGCGGAAGCTTTCATCAATCGTGCCTCGATTCTGCAGGCCGACACTAAGGACGAAATGCTGCAGATCCTATACAAGGTGTGCTATGCGCGCGTTCTTGACTATCGCCGCAAGTTTATCGAAGCCGCACAGCGATACAATGAACTTTCCTACCGTACGATCGTTGACGAAGGCGAACGTATGACGGCACTGAAGAAGGCACTCATCTGCACCGTACTAGCATCTGCCGGGCAGCAACGGTCGCGCATGTTGGCAACCCTGTTCAAGGATGAACGCTGCCAACACTTACCGGCCTACTCGATACTGGAGAAAATGTATCTCGATCGCATCATTCGTCGTTCGGAGTTGCAGGAGTTTGAGGCGCTGCTACAGCTGCACCAGAAGGCAAGCACGCTCGACGGGTCATCCATACTGGATCGGGCCGTGTTCGAGCACAATCTCCTGTCGGCCAGCAAGCTGTACAACAATATTACGTTCGAAGAGCTCGGTGCACTGCTCGAGATTCCACCACCGAAAGCCGAACGGATCGCAAGCCAAATGATTACCGAGGGCCGTATGAACGGTTACATCGATCAGATCGATGGTGTTGTGCACTTTGAAA CTCGTGAAGTGTTGCCACAATGGGACAAACAAATTCAGGGATTGTGCTATCAGCTGAACGGACTGATTGAGAAGATTGGTGCCGCAGAACCCGACTGGATGAGCAAAATAATGGAGGAAGAAATGTGCACATGA